In Deinococcus ruber, the sequence GGCGGTTGCAACTCGCGCAGACTTCAGCACGGGCGCTGGACTGACGGGGGAGGGTGGTGCGCGTCTGGTGCTGCTGGTGTAAACTCATGGCAGTTCTCCTGTAGAGGGAATTCCGCGCCTGGGTCTGATCCACCCGTTGTAGGCGCGGGTTTTTCGTTTAGTCAGCGGCTTGAGCGGGGCGGGGGAGAATGGGGCCGAGGAGTGCTAGTGCGTTCTTCTTTGCCTCCAAGTTCGGCACTTCCGGGTGGTGATCGCGGATCACGGTTTTGCAGACAGGGCCGGCTTTCGGCGTGCCACTGACCGGAGTCTTCTTCGAGCGCACCAACTCCTGGGGGGTGTGTCGCGTGGGGGTTGCGGCGGTTCTGCTACTCATACACACCTCTTGCTTTGAATGGCCTCGGACGCTGACCTCCGGGGCGTTGCTTTGTCGGCTAGGCCGACGCCTGGGGCTGAATGTCTGAGAGAGAGGCTGGTGGAGCGGCTTCTTTCTCTAGACCCGCCAATTCTGCTAGTAGTCTACTAGTAGAACGCCGCAACGGTCTACTGAGATGCCGGGCGTAGTGCGCTGCATCGTCCAGAGAAATGCGGTGAACACCCTGCTCGTGTTTTTCAATCCGGTAGACCGAGAAGCCCGTAATCTGCGCGAATTTTTGTCGATCAAATCCTGCAGCCTCTCGTAGCTTCTTGAGGGTCGTCATGATTAACTCCTAGTATGATACTGAGATAGCAAAATAGCTAGCTTGCGGGCTCTGCCCCCTTGGCTGCTCTAAAAGCAGCCTAGCCGACCTTTACAGGGTAGTAGAATTCTACTTCCGGGTCTTAACCACTGTCAATAGTTTTCTACTAGGGGTTTACTCATTTCCGGTAGTAGTGTACTGTTATGCCATGCTTGGAGCCTATTACGTAATGCCAACTGCCAAAAACGCAAAACCTGCGTGGGCGGTCGCGCTGAAAAAGCGTAGAGAGGAAGTAGTAGGCAGCCAGGAAGAACTCGCTATGCGGGCGGATATCTCTCAGTCTCTGGTAAGCCAGATTGAACGCGGTGTCCAAAATCCCCTTGGGGTGAGTCTGGAGCGTCTGAGCCGACTCTTACAAGCGTTGTCTTGGTCAGTAAACGAGTTCTCTGCCGCAACTGGCCTGAATCTTCCGCTTATGGGGGTTCCTCAGATGCAGCAAGCGCATGCGGAGTATCAACAGCAGCCTGTCTATAGTCTTTCCAGTTTGCTCAACCCCTCCGCCGCTCGCCCGATTGAGCACGCATGGCTTCGACCGGGTAAAGGCGACCATCCAACCTTCACCAGAGCGCTACTGATCGAAGACACTGATATGGAACGCATGGGCCGCAGCTTGCACCCAGACGACATCGTGCTTGTGCGAACCGACGACATAACCCCTGTGAATGATCACCTCTACGCCATCGCTCATGACTCAAAAGTCATGATCCGTCGATATGTTGAAACACCCATCGGTGCAGCGTTTGTTGCCGACAACCCGAACCTTTCTGGGCAGCTCCTTTCCCCCAGTCAGGTAACCGTGCTGGGGCGTATGTATCGCACCTTCAGCGACTTCAACAATTTCGACAACTGATAGCCCCTGGAGGCTTCATGTAC encodes:
- a CDS encoding LexA family transcriptional regulator — protein: MLGAYYVMPTAKNAKPAWAVALKKRREEVVGSQEELAMRADISQSLVSQIERGVQNPLGVSLERLSRLLQALSWSVNEFSAATGLNLPLMGVPQMQQAHAEYQQQPVYSLSSLLNPSAARPIEHAWLRPGKGDHPTFTRALLIEDTDMERMGRSLHPDDIVLVRTDDITPVNDHLYAIAHDSKVMIRRYVETPIGAAFVADNPNLSGQLLSPSQVTVLGRMYRTFSDFNNFDN
- a CDS encoding helix-turn-helix domain-containing protein — encoded protein: MTTLKKLREAAGFDRQKFAQITGFSVYRIEKHEQGVHRISLDDAAHYARHLSRPLRRSTSRLLAELAGLEKEAAPPASLSDIQPQASA